Proteins from one Rhinolophus ferrumequinum isolate MPI-CBG mRhiFer1 chromosome 15 unlocalized genomic scaffold, mRhiFer1_v1.p scaffold_54_arrow_ctg1_1, whole genome shotgun sequence genomic window:
- the FLYWCH2 gene encoding FLYWCH family member 2: MPLPEPSEQEGENVKAGQEPSSESPETGTDVVPAAPRKPRKFSKLVLLTASKDSAKVAGAKRKGVHCIMSLGVPGPATLAKALLKTHPEAQRAIEAAPQEPEQKRSKLDTDGKEDGKLAGWPAPRPAVDREESTMGPREAL, translated from the exons ATGCCCCTGCCTGAGCCGAGTGAGCAGGAGGGCGAGAATGTGAAGGCCGGCCAGGAGCCATCCTCTGAGTCCCCTGAGACGGGCACAGATGTCGTCCCCGCAGCCCCCAGGAAGCCCAGGAAGTTCTCCAAACTGGTCCTGCTGACGGCCTCCAAAGACAGTGCCAAAGTGGCCGGGGCCAAGCGCAAAGGAGTGCACTGTATCATGTCCCTGGGGGTGCCCGGCCCTGCCACCCTCGCCAAGGCCCTCCTCAAGACCCACCCTGAGGCCCAGCGGGCCATTGAGGCGGCCCCTCAGGAGCCGGAGCAGAAACGCAGCAAGCTGGACACAG ACGGAAAAGAAGACGGAAAGTTGGCAGGGTGGCCTGCCCCCCGTCCTGCAGTGGACAGGGAGGAGTCCACCATGGGGCCCCGTGAGGCCCTGTAA